The nucleotide sequence GAGTCACTCTtgccccctctcctcctcctcctctcgttgCTTCGTTCCCATTTCGCAGATCCGAACGACTCCGAAGTCGCCTGCCGTCCTCCTGCTGAGGAAACCCCAAATCCGACGGCGATCACCGTTGCACGGGCGCAGACGTGAGTTAGGTTTTCGCGCTTCCTCTCTTTTTCTGCTCTTCTTTTCGCATCCTTCCGTTGCTCCGTCGCCATTCCGCCCGTTTCCTAGCTCGGTGGCGCGATCTGCCGCCTTCTCCTTTCACTCACATCGATGGAGCTTGGATGGAGAGGATTTCAGTAGTTCGGAAAAGCTGGGGCCTCGGAGTGGGGTGTAAGGACTCGAAATTTGGCTTGGGGCGAGGTTTGGTGGCAGAGAAACATGAATCGGAGCCTTAGGGCAGCGGTGGCGCCGTCTCCCGGGCGGACTATGACAAAACAGGCGGACGAGGAGCTCGCCCTATTTCTCGAGATGCGGAAGCTGGGGAAGGAGCAAAACAACCTTCTTCTTCACAGCGCCGCTGAACTCGATCCCCCGTTGGGTAATTTTTGACCCTTGgtctctgctctctctctctctctctctctctctctctctctctctctccgattcAGGCCTTCCTTGCTTGAAAAAAGGTCCCTCTTTTCTTTACGTTGCTCTTGTTATTTGTGGTCGGTAGGGTCTAAACCTGGGACTGCTCCTATATTCAAGATCGCCTCATCGGCGCCGACACGCGAGGCCGGGATTGGTGACTTCCTAAATTCCGACAGTGAAAAAAATGACTATGACTGGTAACTCTTTCGGCTGTTTCTTTCTAATTATGCCTTTCACTTGCCACCCACTTTCTTCTTCCATGTAAGGATTAAAGTCATCAACCGCTATTTTGGTGTCCCAACATGAAATGTGTTTTCTCTTCAAAGATGTCTGTGTACGTGGAATGCATTTCTTCATTCTATATTGTGAATCTCTAGTCTTACAATTTTAGGTTTTTCCTCGTGATTCATCGAAATAATATATTAAGGCTCATACTATATTAGAAAGTTGTGGTTTCTGTTGGACATGCCAATACATGGGAACCGGTGGGTTTGTTATACTGGGAAAACACTGTTCTTTGATATCCATGAATCCCAAAGTCTATAGATGTCAAATCTTGTTCACAGTTTTTTACCCTCAACTCAAGCTCATTCTGTCATTGTGCTGTATTCTGGTTCGCCAATGCTTCTTTCATATTTCTTATGTTCTTAGGTTAGGTGACTATATAACAATTTCAAAGCTTCAAGCTGCATCATACCATACGTTGCCTTGTCTATTAAGGTTTTGACCTGCAATGACTAACTGCAATGTTAACCATAACTAAGTTGGAGACTTGTTTATCTGAAGTTTTTCTTTGGGCTTCTTGTCCTCATTGTATTAGCTCCAAGGGTAACATATAGATAGTTTGTTCATAGCAACTCTTGCAAGCTTTAACATATTTTCCTAATTTTTAAACCACCAACACCAGATTAGAAAAAAGGGTTGGGGTTTTTACATTTTATGTTCGATCTTTAACCATTCAGAAATCAtctaatagtattttttaatcTATAGATAatactaaataatttatattttcaatcCCCTGGATGTGGTTTGGCAAAATAGCTCAATCTCAACAGGTGAAATTAAATAAATGGTGAGGAAAATTATATAATGCATAACTCAAACTTCGTACCTCCTGCTTTGATACAACATCACCAACTTTTTTAGAAGCTTAAACTAACAGATTAGATGGAGTTCTATGATTTATATACTAACAAGGTTAATTACTGAATTCTGAGGAGAAGACTCCAGAGACAGCTAGGATATCAGGAATGAGGATTAGTGTCTGATTGCATAGTTCTATAGATCTACATATGGCTCGTAGCAGTGTTGACTCAAGCTTCTGATACATCGTATGATATCATGATTCTCTTAATATGCAGATTTTGATAAACATAATTGCAAATTGTCAGTTAAGTGATGAGAATGTTATACATTGAAGGCATAGCTAACATTAGAGTTGTCTTATGGGTTAATTACTAATTGTCTGCTCGTTATGATACAAAAGgtgttttttccttttctttcaggCTTCTTACACCACCGGGTACTCCACTCTTTCCGTCTCTGGATACTGAATCAAAAAGAGCCCCTGTAAGTAGCACCGGTACTCCAAAAAATCGTTCTACATTGCAAAAATCTAGGGTGAGCTCTCTAACTGATTTATCTCCTTTAACATTTGCACATAACAATTTGAGTGTATCTTCTAATTTGAATTTGGACACCAAAAGAAACCATGGATTTATTTTGTGCACATTTTAGTGCTATTATTACTTGTGTATAGCTACAGTACTCTTTGGTGATGCATGTTGGACACTGTTAAGTGTCTATCATCACTTTCTCTTTACTTTTGCGGGGTGTTGAGTATGCTCAACCTTACGGAAAAGAATGGCAGATAAACATATTAGAGCttgattggtatgaatttttaggattttttttgctAATATGGCCTTCCAAATCTTATGTTTGTCCAAATACCCCACAAATGTGTGAATTACTTGTATAATGCCTATAAACATTGGTTACCCATCGAATTGGCCCTTCCAGTAAGCCTCCAACACCAAGTTCATAAGGCAATGACTTCTAAGGTATTGAAAAACTAaaatgttctctctctctctctctccaatgacTTTTAAGGTATTGAAAAACTAAAatgttccctctctctctctctctcttaatgttACTTCAGTTCATATTTCTTTGCAGTTCCTGCTTGTCTAACAAATTGCTAATTCAATAGGAATCTGCTAGTTATTGTCCCTGAGGAGACATCTTAATGATTACAGTGTATCATGTGCAGTCATGAAtaagatttaaaatataaaataggaATCTAGTATTCATCACACTTCTCAATTGTAGATGTGCCATGACTCTTTGATATCATCAATCTGGGGGGTTCCAATTGACTAAAGATCTAAGCCTTGCAACTCTTCTTACCATATAAGACTCATTGATGCTTTTAACCATGTAAATATACTGCTGTGACCTTTATGGTTATTCATCTACTTAAAAGGTTTGAAGCTCTTTGATAATCATCTGTCAATTACTTTATTTTGGCTTCCATTAGATAAACAATTAAGTTGAAAATCTAGCTTTCATTCTGCTATTCCTTTTTTTTCTCAGAAGTCTATAAATTTGACTGACATTCAATTTTTATCAACTTTCGGACATTAAATGCCATGGAAGGGTGTTCAATTTGTTAACATATTtggttattttcatatttttgtgATAAACTCTGCTGCATTTCCTTATTTTTCTGTTGCTTTTCTGCATCTTAATGCTATATTTTAGTTAGCAAATGCTCCAGATCCTTCAAGGAATGCAGCATCAAGGCAACCAACATCATCATCTGGTTTTAATTCATCTACTGTGGGAACTCGCAGACCGTCATCATCTGGTGGTCCTACTCATAGTGCATCTAGACCTGTAACTCCAAATGGACGCCCTACATTAACTGCAACTTCAAAACCTACCAGAGCTTCCACTCCCACTTCACGAGCTGCTTTACCTTCAAAGTCATGTACTCCACCACGATCATCAACACCTGTTAGATATTCTACACAACCATCTAGGTCATCTGTACCTGCAGCGAGCAAGACTGCATCAAGGTCAGCTACTCCTACAAGACGACCTTCTGCCATATCTGCTGTTCCTTCCAGCTCTGCTCCATCAAGTCGATCATCTTCTGTCGCAAGGTCAGGTTCAACAGTATCTAAAGGTTCAACACCATGTGGAAGCTCTTCAGCCATAAAACCTAGATCACTGAAACCCTCATGTACCCCTGGTTCTTCTCATGATGCACCCTCAAGCTCACACACATCATTGCCTGAGAGGCCCTCGGCTTCTCGAGGTAGACCTGGAGCACCCAACATTCGATCATCTTCTGTTGAGCCTGGACCAAATGTCCGACCAAGGCGGCAGTCTTGTTCTCCATCCAGAGGGCGTGTTCCAAATGGTAATGTTCATAAAGGCAGTTCTGTTCCACCATCAAGCAGACCACAGGCAAATGCCAGTGACAACATGAACCCTGTTCTAATTGGAAATAAGATGGTTGAACGGATAGTGAACATGAGAAGACTTGTGCCTCCAAAGCAAGATGACCAACGATCAAGCCATAATAACCTCTGTGGCAAGTCTTCTCTCACACCAGATAGCACTGGCTTTGGGAGGACACTGTCAAAGAAATCGCTGGATATGGCATTGAGGCATATGGTAATATATTGTCCTTCAGATCTTTTGCTTCCTCGGCTATCAGATATCCTGCTTTTCCAAGCTTGCTGTCCATGTTCTTCCTGATAAGTGGTCAAAATTTTGAAGTATTATGTATCTTTTGATCAGATATATTTGCAAACGCAGGATATAAGGCGGAGTGTTCCCAACAGTTCGAGACCATCCATGACAAATGTTCCAGCTTTATCTGTGTATGTGAGGTCAGGACCCACAAGAAGCAGAACAGTTGGTGTCTCCGACTCTCCTCTTGCCACAAGCAGCACAGCGAGTTCTGAACATAGTGTCAATAACAACACGATCTGTCTTGATGGGAATGAAATCGAAGATGATCTTACTAGTGAGAAAGGAGGCAGGTGCTCGCCTGCTGTCTTCATTGCCAGATGACCACCACATGAAAGAGTTACATTCTTGCTATTGAACACATTACTTTTCTTATGATTTGTCATCATGGTAAAGGCCTCTTTTCCATGACCTGATGATATATTTACTTTATCTTTGATCTTGTTGGTCGTATTTAGGTTTCTAATGTCAAAAATACCAGGCCCTCCTGTATGAGTAGAGGTAATTGCTCAACATTTGGCTTGCAGCTCTTTTGATAAGTTATTATAGCTTTCCAAGCCTACCACATTTCACTGTGCCTTTAGCAGACTTCCAACATTTTAGTGTGTAGAATTGCTACCTTGCACAGCTTTTCTCGTGTATTTTTGGAATAGCTGGGCAGGGAAGTCTTTGTATTAACTAGGCTTTTCTTCTTGGGGTTTGCATTTATTATCTTGTGGTAGATGATAAAGTAGATGAATTTTTTCAAACTAACCTCGAAGGGGCACTTAGGTGGGTTGAGACGCATGTTGAATCTTTTTATAATTTGGAACGTCTTGGTCAGGTCTGTCAAGTGTGTATCAGATGTTCTATTTTTTACGATAATATTGTCTGCATATATTTCTATGTTCCTTTTGATGTAGTACTTGAACATTATGTTCTTTTACTTGAAAGGTATGATCTCGTAACATTATATGCCTCAGTTGGTAATGGAGGTGTGCTCTCAATCCTAGGGTGTCATCCTGATCTAATTATAGTCCGAGAACGTGTTCGTGAAGGTAAGGAAGAGGATCGATCTGAGATGACATCTATTAGTTGATTGATTTGAGAAAGATGATACTTATCCTTCGAATAGATTTTGTTGAGATCGGTATAATCAATGCACATTCTTTAATTTTCATTGGTATTTTTTGATTAAGACAACATTGGAAAATCATTCAGGGTACTGGACTTCAGTAATAAATTTTGCCCTCGACAACCTATCGACCTCGTCATTGATTGCTTGTTACACTTGGGAGCGAACTTGTGAGGCCTTTGCTTCATGAGTCGAGCCTTGGGAAGAATATTCAAATGATATTAGGCAACATCTGGATTAATGCCCAACATGTCCTTTGGCAACCAAGTGAACACCTCgacgcttttttttttttgagaaatttaaTTAATTGCACACGCTCCTCCTTGTCGAGTGGTGCCTTGATCAATTATTCCATCGACTTCGGGTGCCGAAGAGGCTTTTTGAAATCCTAAGGGTACATTGGCGTTGGCTCAGGCTTAGTTTTCTTCGGTAGTGAGACGATAGTCAGGTAGCATTGCTTGGATTCTCATGGGATGCTTCTTAGTTTTCTAACGTCAACTTTTGTCAGGAATTTTATTACCATGTGGTATTTGGATACCATCGCATTCGGTCGATTGAGAGTAGATTGATCGATGATTGCATTGTAGGTCGAGGGAATGTTCACCACAATGAATTTGGTCGTCAGCATCTTGGAGTAGGGCTCTTCGCTTAAAGTGAAATGTAGGCTCATAGTCCCAAGCGAGCAGATGGAATTACTTATGAATCCCGTCAGCGAAGATGCCATCGAGGAGAGGTTGTTAGCTGACAATATGAGCTTTTGAAAGGCATCAAAATAAAGTATGTTAGTGAAGCTACCTGTGTCGATCATAACTCTTTTCACCCGAGCATTAATCATCCTTACGAATACCACCAATGTGTTGTCGTGGTTCGGGTCGAGGTACTCTCTCTCCTTTTCCTTGAAAGTGATCTCAGTACCTCTTTCTTGCCTCGGGTATTTCTTTATGATGGCTCGGGCGTAAACTTTGCGTCCTGCCCCTCGAGGCCACCGATTTATCTTTCCACTGGGCCTTGTGAGCGAGGCGACAGTTCTTGGGGTTTGTGGAGGAACCTCCCAAAGTACCCTCGATAGATGAGCTCTTCTATCTAGTCCTtcagatcatggcatttttcaatGCCATGGTCATAGTCTCGGTGGAAGCGATAATATTTCAATTTGTCCCTCGTTTCTAAGGGGTCCTCATTGGTAGTGGCTCTTTTAGAAATCCCTTTTCCATTATTTGTAAGATGATCTCGGTCCTTGCATATTAATGGGAGTCAACCCAGGCCTCAAGTGAGATACCTCAGGTCAACCATGCTTCCTTCGCAATGAGCCCGAGGTTGGTGCTTGAGGCGGTTCTAGGCATGGCCTCTTGTGGGTTTCCTTGTGCTTGCCCGATATCATTATTTCTGCATATATGTACTAATTGGCCCTCTTGAGTGTCTCAAGGGTTGTTGCTAGTAGTCTTTCCACCAATGACCAGAAGAACCAGAAAGGCCTTAGGCTCATCTTAAAGGTTTGTATCAccaaagaagggtgagcatcctAGACGTCTTAGATTTCACCAGTGAACCACGTAACAAATTTAGAGAGGGTTTTGTCCTCCCTCTGCCTCAGTCTAAGTAACATCATTGTGGATAGCTTTGAGCATACGTTCCAAGGAAGTGGAGCTCAAATTCCTTCGCAAGCTGAGCGAATGATGAAACTAAGAGCGGCTTAAGCGACTAAACTATTCTCACATCGAGCCTCTCAATATGGTTGGGAACACTCAGCACATCATAGCATCTAAGATATCATATAACAACATCTG is from Musa acuminata AAA Group cultivar baxijiao chromosome BXJ1-6, Cavendish_Baxijiao_AAA, whole genome shotgun sequence and encodes:
- the LOC103990203 gene encoding uncharacterized protein LOC103990203 isoform X2; amino-acid sequence: MNRSLRAAVAPSPGRTMTKQADEELALFLEMRKLGKEQNNLLLHSAAELDPPLGSKPGTAPIFKIASSAPTREAGIGDFLNSDSEKNDYDWLLTPPGTPLFPSLDTESKRAPVSSTGTPKNRSTLQKSRLANAPDPSRNAASRQPTSSSGFNSSTVGTRRPSSSGGPTHSASRPVTPNGRPTLTATSKPTRASTPTSRAALPSKSCTPPRSSTPVRYSTQPSRSSVPAASKTASRSATPTRRPSAISAVPSSSAPSSRSSSVARSGSTVSKGSTPCGSSSAIKPRSLKPSCTPGSSHDAPSSSHTSLPERPSASRGRPGAPNIRSSSVEPGPNVRPRRQSCSPSRGRVPNGNVHKGSSVPPSSRPQANASDNMNPVLIGNKMVERIVNMRRLVPPKQDDQRSSHNNLCGKSSLTPDSTGFGRTLSKKSLDMALRHMDIRRSVPNSSRPSMTNVPALSVYVRSGPTRSRTVGVSDSPLATSSTASSEHSVNNNTICLDGNEIEDDLTSEKGGRCSPAVFIAR
- the LOC103990203 gene encoding uncharacterized protein LOC103990203 isoform X1 encodes the protein MNRSLRAAVAPSPGRTMTKQADEELALFLEMRKLGKEQNNLLLHSAAELDPPLGSKPGTAPIFKIASSAPTREAGIGDFLNSDSEKNDYDWLLTPPGTPLFPSLDTESKRAPVSSTGTPKNRSTLQKSRLANAPDPSRNAASRQPTSSSGFNSSTVGTRRPSSSGGPTHSASRPVTPNGRPTLTATSKPTRASTPTSRAALPSKSCTPPRSSTPVRYSTQPSRSSVPAASKTASRSATPTRRPSAISAVPSSSAPSSRSSSVARSGSTVSKGSTPCGSSSAIKPRSLKPSCTPGSSHDAPSSSHTSLPERPSASRGRPGAPNIRSSSVEPGPNVRPRRQSCSPSRGRVPNGNVHKGSSVPPSSRPQANASDNMNPVLIGNKMVERIVNMRRLVPPKQDDQRSSHNNLCGKSSLTPDSTGFGRTLSKKSLDMALRHMIYLQTQDIRRSVPNSSRPSMTNVPALSVYVRSGPTRSRTVGVSDSPLATSSTASSEHSVNNNTICLDGNEIEDDLTSEKGGRCSPAVFIAR